In candidate division WOR-3 bacterium, the genomic window AATGCCCTTGCAGTAGATGCAAGTGGAAATGTATATGTTACGGGGCGTAGTTATGGTTCAGGGACTATGGATGATTATGCTACAATCAAGTATAATTCATCAGGTGAGGAGCAGTGGGTAGCGAGGTTTAGTCAAACTCAGAATAGTAATGATTATCCAGTTGGAATAGCTTTAGATAATTCAAATAATATTTATGTGACGGGATATAGTGAAACTGATACGTCCTGCGTATATACAACAATTAAATATACACAGATACCAACCTCTGTAGATGAAATGCAGAAACTTCCCAGGGAATACAAGTTGAGTCAGAACTATCCGAACCCATTTAATTCAGGGACGAGGATAAGGTATGCATTACCGGTTCGGGCAAGGGTGGTATTGAAGGTATACAACACATTAGGTGAGGAGGTAGCTGTGCTTGTGGATGGTGAGAAAGAAGCCGGTGAGTATACAGTTCAGTGGGACGCTAAGGGATTACCTGGTGGGGTATATTTGTATAGGTTACAAGCTGATGGATATGTAGAGACGAAGAAGTCAATATTATTGAAGTAAGGTTTTGAAATAAAATAATAGAGATTAGCCTTCCCCTTTTAAGAAAGGGAGAAGGCTAAATTTTCTAATTGCAAGGAATCAAGAAGAATCTTGTATTTCTAGAAAGAAATATTTCCCAAAGAGAATGGAATTTTTCGAGGACACCCAAAAGTTTCTTTTTAAAACCATAAAAAGATACTCTTTGTGAATTATTGTTTAATCTTTTTTTTCTTCCTTATTGGTTGTTTTGGTTGAAAATACATCTTTGATTCCAGATACTACACTTGGACCTACCTTCCGAAAAAACCTCTAAAATCACCTAACTTTCTATATCTAATTGACCAGATGCTATTCTTGGTTCTTATCTATGAAGAAAAAACTAAAGGAGAACAAAATCAAACTTATCTACCTACAAATTTTTGTGTCAAATAGGTTTTTTAGAAATTAAGAAATTTGACGAGTTTACCAGAAGAGAGGTTTTTTAAAGGATATCATAGTTAGAACGATAAAGAAAGAAGATGCCCATATTTCCAAGTTTAGCAGATCATTGTAAGGAAAACAACAAATATAAATATACCGAGAAGAGATTAAGCCATAATATAGGTAAAGAAAATCTGTGGAAACAGAGGATCAAGAGTTTTTTTGTAAGCAATTAAGAAGGTTTTTGATGGTCTCAAGTATATCGTAGGAGGCGATTGCCCCATTCAGAAGAAATATGTAAAGAAAATAGAGATGGAGAAACTCAGGGATGGTAACGCTAGAGAAATAGGCAATGGGTATCATTTATTAAACATTCTTGGTGTTGGTAAAAACAGGAAAAGAATGGTGAGCTTATTCGGCGAATTATATGGTGAGAGTATTATAGGTTCTTCAAATCTCAAATTATTAGAAGCATTAGATTTCATTTTTTCTATAATAAGCAAAACTGGAAAGATATTAATTTTAGAGAGAGGTTTTGAGGGTAGAGGAGTAATAAAACCTCTTATAGATAAATCGATTGATTCTGTATTGAGGTTACAGGCTTTGAGAAAGTTACTAATAAAAAGTAGGGAAGCAGAGTATGAAGAATGGTGAAACATCTTTCTTCCTCACAGCATAACTCTTGAGAAAATAGATAAATACGGTAGGAAGAAGGTAATTTTTTATAAAGCTGGAATAGAAAGAGAAGAAGTTTTAAAAGAAATGGTTGCCGCTTATGGTGCTTGCTGGAAAATAGAAGATTTTCATCGTCGGATTAAAGTTAACTTTTGATTGGAAAGCAAATTTAAAGAGGATAAAGAGAAAAAGAGTTGGAGAAAGAAGCGGGAATACTTGGATAAGCAATGGAGTTATGTATATTACTGTATATTTGAAGAATTGAGTCATGTTTTTCAGAATATAAGATTTACAAGGAGAATAACATTCGATAAAATGCAAAGCCTATTTTGCTTATCTGGAGTTGAGCAATTAAAAATAGATAGGGATAGGGGAACTTGATATACATCTTGACAAAAACGTGGTCTTTTTTATTCTTCTCTTATGATACTTCTAATTTTTTTGGGTTATCTTTCTGTTTTGTTACCGGAACCATCTAATAAGATTATTAAATGGGTAGAGAAAGGAGAAATAAGTCTTCCTTATGGCTTTTTATATTCATTTGAAGATACGAATAAAATTGATGTTTCTATTTATTCTGTTGTAGATACAGTGAACTTTGTTCATTTTTCTCCAACGTTCGAATATAGAATAGGACACTGGAGAGGAATAATTTCGCCTTATGGAAGGTATGGAGGAGATTATTTTTATCCTAAAAAGAAGAAATTTGGAATTTATTCTGATATTATAAGAAGTTCTCTCTTTTACAAAAATGATTATATTCTTTTTTCTTTCGGGAAAGACATATTTTCTATAGGGCCCGCATTTGAAGATAACCCATTACTTTCTCCAAATGTTCCTCTTAATTACATCTCTTTTACTTTTAGAAGAAATAAATATGCTTTTACCCATTTTATTTCCCGTCTATGTAATTATGAGGGTGTAGAAATAGAATGGGATGATACAACTAAAGGTTATGTAAAAAATGTAAATAGGTATCTTGGAATTCATAGAGTTGAAATAAAACCGTTAGATTGGATCGCCTTTTCTTTCTCAGAAGCTATGTTGATAGGAG contains:
- a CDS encoding SBBP repeat-containing protein codes for the protein NALAVDASGNVYVTGRSYGSGTMDDYATIKYNSSGEEQWVARFSQTQNSNDYPVGIALDNSNNIYVTGYSETDTSCVYTTIKYTQIPTSVDEMQKLPREYKLSQNYPNPFNSGTRIRYALPVRARVVLKVYNTLGEEVAVLVDGEKEAGEYTVQWDAKGLPGGVYLYRLQADGYVETKKSILLK